One segment of Tistrella mobilis DNA contains the following:
- a CDS encoding SDR family NAD(P)-dependent oxidoreductase, with amino-acid sequence MTNPMFDLTGKVAVITGSTRGIGKSIAEQMAAAGAKVVISSRKPEPCAAVRAELVAKGAEAIDVPCNISSKDDCENLIAETRKAFGRVDILVGNAASNPYYGPAAEMPDEAFVKIMSNNVLSNLWLCNQVVPEMKERRDGAIVLISSIAAIRGTPVLGAYAASKAAEAQMVRNLAIEYGPHNIRINAIAPGLIKTDFARALWENPKMREKVEKSAPLHRIGEPEDIGGAAVFLASNAARFITGQLLVIDGGVTVGDTL; translated from the coding sequence ATGACCAATCCGATGTTCGACCTGACCGGCAAGGTCGCGGTCATCACCGGCTCCACCCGCGGCATCGGCAAGTCGATCGCCGAGCAGATGGCGGCCGCCGGTGCGAAGGTGGTGATCTCCAGCCGCAAGCCCGAGCCCTGCGCCGCGGTGCGGGCGGAACTGGTCGCCAAGGGCGCCGAGGCGATCGACGTTCCCTGCAACATCAGCAGCAAGGATGATTGCGAGAACCTGATCGCCGAGACCCGCAAGGCGTTCGGTCGGGTCGACATCCTGGTCGGCAACGCCGCCAGCAACCCCTATTACGGCCCGGCGGCGGAGATGCCCGACGAGGCCTTCGTCAAGATCATGTCGAACAACGTGCTCTCCAATCTCTGGCTCTGCAATCAGGTGGTGCCCGAGATGAAGGAGCGCCGCGACGGCGCCATCGTGCTGATCTCGTCGATCGCCGCCATCCGCGGCACGCCGGTGCTGGGCGCCTATGCCGCGTCGAAGGCCGCCGAGGCGCAGATGGTGCGCAACCTCGCGATCGAATACGGGCCGCACAACATCCGCATCAACGCCATCGCTCCGGGCCTGATCAAGACCGATTTCGCCCGCGCGCTCTGGGAGAACCCCAAGATGCGCGAGAAGGTCGAGAAGTCGGCCCCGCTGCACCGGATCGGCGAGCCCGAGGATATCGGCGGCGCCGCCGTGTTCCTGGCGTCGAACGCCGCCCGTTTCATCACCGGCCAGCTGCTGGTGATCGACGGCGGTGTCACCGTCGGCGACACGCTCTGA
- a CDS encoding glucose 1-dehydrogenase, with translation MGGRLAGKVVLITGAAGGLGRAMAHLFAAEGARLILTDMGADRLEALKADLAGDGHDRVMVMEQDVTDEARWEEVVDAGVAEFGRLDVLINNAGIGYMADLEETTLAEWKRVHAVNSEGPFLGTRKAIKVMKGTGGGSIVNISSIAGLIGAVNLAAYCSSKGAVRLFTKAAALHCARRGYNIRVNSIHPSFTETPMVRDMITAARNPDKMEAALSTAAPMGRMGRPEEVAYAALYLASDESSFVTGTELAVDGGNTAA, from the coding sequence ATGGGCGGACGGCTGGCAGGGAAGGTGGTTCTGATCACGGGGGCCGCCGGCGGCCTGGGCCGGGCGATGGCCCATCTGTTCGCGGCCGAAGGGGCCCGGCTGATCCTGACCGATATGGGGGCCGACCGGCTGGAGGCGCTGAAGGCGGATCTGGCGGGCGATGGCCACGACCGGGTGATGGTGATGGAGCAGGACGTCACCGACGAAGCCCGCTGGGAAGAGGTGGTCGATGCCGGTGTCGCCGAATTCGGCCGGCTGGACGTGCTGATCAACAATGCCGGTATCGGCTATATGGCCGATCTGGAAGAGACCACGCTTGCCGAGTGGAAGCGCGTCCATGCGGTGAATTCGGAAGGCCCCTTCCTCGGCACCCGCAAGGCGATCAAGGTGATGAAGGGCACGGGCGGCGGCTCGATCGTCAACATCTCGTCGATCGCCGGCCTGATCGGTGCGGTGAACCTCGCGGCCTATTGCTCCAGCAAGGGGGCGGTGCGCCTGTTCACCAAGGCGGCGGCATTGCATTGTGCCCGGCGCGGCTACAACATCCGGGTGAACTCCATCCACCCGTCCTTCACCGAGACCCCGATGGTGCGCGACATGATCACCGCCGCGCGCAACCCGGACAAGATGGAGGCGGCGCTCTCCACCGCGGCACCGATGGGGCGCATGGGCCGGCCGGAAGAGGTCGCCTATGCCGCACTCTATCTCGCCAGCGACGAGAGCAGCTTCGTGACCGGCACCGAGCTTGCGGTCGACGGTGGCAACACCGCCGCCTGA
- the surE gene encoding 5'/3'-nucleotidase SurE yields MTSATAAPRRMPARILLTNDDGIDGEGLAVLEQIARELAPEVWVVAPSRDSSGGSTALTIRRPLRVHELGPRRYRVDGTPADCVAVALSYLMPDTKPDLVLSGINRGANLAEEVIYSGTVGAATTAQLMGIPAIALSQTFRDPAFIPWDTPRTLAPGMLRRLIQAGWPADVTLSLNFPDCAADEVRGARLTRQGRGMIGGIRIESTVDHHGDTDLWLRFDRAGLDRTDDCDIQALRDRHVSVTPLGVDRSWAGDRAPLAALAQGLIDR; encoded by the coding sequence ATGACCTCTGCCACCGCAGCCCCGCGCCGGATGCCCGCCCGCATCCTGCTGACCAATGACGACGGCATCGACGGCGAAGGCCTGGCGGTGCTGGAGCAGATCGCGCGGGAGCTGGCGCCCGAGGTCTGGGTCGTGGCCCCCAGCCGCGACAGCAGCGGCGGGTCCACGGCACTCACCATCCGCCGGCCGCTGCGGGTGCACGAGCTGGGGCCCCGGCGATACAGGGTCGACGGCACGCCGGCCGATTGCGTGGCGGTCGCCCTGTCTTATCTGATGCCCGATACGAAACCCGATCTGGTGCTGTCGGGCATCAATCGCGGCGCCAATCTGGCGGAAGAGGTGATCTATTCGGGAACGGTGGGGGCGGCGACCACCGCCCAGCTGATGGGCATTCCGGCAATCGCCCTCAGCCAGACCTTCCGCGACCCGGCCTTCATTCCCTGGGACACGCCGCGGACGCTTGCCCCGGGCATGCTCCGCCGCCTGATCCAGGCCGGGTGGCCCGCGGATGTCACGCTCAGCCTCAACTTCCCCGACTGCGCCGCCGACGAGGTTCGCGGCGCCCGGCTGACCCGTCAGGGCCGCGGCATGATCGGCGGCATCCGCATCGAGTCCACCGTCGACCACCATGGCGACACCGATCTCTGGCTGCGCTTCGACCGCGCCGGTCTGGACCGGACGGACGACTGCGACATTCAGGCGCTGCGCGATCGCCATGTGTCGGTAACCCCGCTCGGCGTGGACCGCAGCTGGGCCGGAGATCGCGCACCGCTCGCCGCACTCGCCCAGGGGCTGATCGATCGCTGA
- a CDS encoding long-chain-fatty-acid--CoA ligase, giving the protein MSRPLPLLGQMMDRPLSIIALLQYAARCHATTEIVSRNCEGTIHRYGYGDAYARVQKLAHALVSLGVTPGDRVATLAWNNHRHFELYFAISGMGAVCHTINPRLAADQMAYILNHAEDKVLFVDPTFVPLVARLAGQLPRLQAVVVMTDRAHMPDAPAGFETLCYEDLIEGQPESYDWPELDERTASSLCYTSGTTGKPKGVMYSHRSTVLHAMAAGAAEGVGISGRECVLPVVPLFHVNAWGIPYACAMFGAKLVMPGPRLDGEGLHEMFEAEKVTITAGVPTVWLNLINYLRQSGKRLDMLKNLLIGGSAAPLAMIRTFEEEFGVPVAHAWGMTEMSPAGTVGTLKVTDESRPAEERWLLKTSQGRMICMVDMKIVDPMGNRLPHDGKAFGELLVAGPWITSGYYENAEANASAFDDEGWFRTGDVATIDPDGYMRIVDRAKDVIKSGGEWISSIDLENAVMGHPKVAEAAVIGVTHPKWDERPLLIVVPKPGETPTKDEILSWLSSRVAKLWLPDDMVLVDELPHSGTGKVLKAQLRQTFRDYALPTA; this is encoded by the coding sequence ATGTCCCGTCCTCTGCCGCTTCTGGGGCAGATGATGGACAGGCCGCTGTCCATCATTGCGTTGCTGCAATACGCAGCCCGTTGCCACGCCACGACCGAGATCGTGTCGCGCAACTGCGAAGGCACCATCCACCGCTACGGCTATGGCGACGCCTATGCCCGGGTGCAGAAGCTGGCCCACGCCCTGGTTTCGCTGGGGGTGACACCCGGCGACCGCGTCGCGACGCTGGCCTGGAACAACCACCGGCATTTCGAGCTGTATTTCGCGATTTCGGGGATGGGGGCGGTCTGCCACACCATCAACCCGCGCCTCGCCGCCGACCAGATGGCCTATATCCTCAACCATGCCGAGGACAAGGTTTTGTTCGTCGACCCGACCTTCGTACCGCTGGTGGCCCGGCTTGCCGGCCAGTTGCCCAGGCTGCAGGCCGTGGTGGTGATGACCGACCGGGCGCATATGCCCGACGCGCCGGCCGGCTTCGAGACGCTCTGCTATGAAGACCTGATCGAGGGCCAGCCCGAAAGCTATGACTGGCCGGAGCTGGACGAGCGCACGGCATCGTCGCTCTGCTACACCTCGGGCACGACCGGCAAGCCCAAGGGCGTGATGTACAGCCATCGCTCCACCGTGCTCCATGCCATGGCAGCGGGTGCCGCCGAAGGCGTCGGCATTTCGGGCCGCGAATGCGTGCTGCCGGTGGTGCCGCTGTTCCATGTGAACGCCTGGGGCATTCCCTATGCCTGCGCCATGTTCGGCGCCAAGCTGGTGATGCCCGGCCCGCGTCTGGACGGCGAAGGCCTGCACGAGATGTTCGAGGCCGAGAAGGTCACGATCACCGCGGGCGTGCCGACGGTCTGGCTGAACCTGATCAACTATCTCCGCCAGTCGGGCAAGCGGCTCGACATGCTGAAGAATCTGCTTATCGGTGGTTCGGCGGCCCCGCTTGCCATGATCCGGACCTTCGAGGAAGAGTTCGGCGTGCCGGTGGCCCATGCCTGGGGCATGACCGAGATGAGCCCCGCCGGCACTGTCGGCACGCTCAAGGTGACGGACGAGTCCAGGCCTGCGGAAGAACGCTGGCTGCTCAAGACATCTCAGGGCCGGATGATCTGCATGGTCGACATGAAGATCGTCGACCCGATGGGCAACCGACTGCCCCATGACGGCAAGGCCTTCGGCGAACTGCTGGTCGCCGGCCCCTGGATCACCAGCGGTTATTACGAGAATGCCGAAGCCAATGCCTCGGCCTTCGACGACGAAGGCTGGTTCCGCACCGGCGACGTCGCGACCATCGACCCCGACGGCTATATGCGCATCGTCGACCGGGCGAAGGACGTGATCAAATCGGGTGGCGAGTGGATCAGCTCCATCGACCTTGAAAATGCGGTGATGGGCCATCCCAAGGTGGCAGAGGCCGCGGTGATCGGCGTTACCCATCCGAAATGGGACGAACGGCCGCTGCTGATCGTGGTGCCGAAGCCGGGTGAGACCCCCACCAAGGACGAAATCCTGTCCTGGCTGTCGAGCCGCGTGGCGAAGCTCTGGCTGCCCGACGACATGGTGCTGGTCGACGAACTGCCCCATAGCGGCACCGGCAAGGTGCTGAAGGCACAGCTCCGCCAGACCTTCCGCGACTACGCACTGCCCACGGCCTGA
- a CDS encoding MaoC family dehydratase, translating to MRVISGAEELKSAVGSELGVSDWILVDQDRINKFAEATGDFQWIHLDVERAARETPWKSTIAHGYLTLSLVPMIMAGIWKIEGVASSINYGSNKVRFTAPVPAGSRVRGRGVLKAVDEQGPGSLRLTVEITVEREGQERPVCVAETLSIVNFA from the coding sequence ATGCGCGTTATCAGCGGAGCGGAAGAGCTGAAGTCTGCCGTGGGATCCGAGCTGGGGGTCAGCGACTGGATTCTTGTCGATCAGGACCGGATCAACAAGTTTGCCGAGGCAACCGGTGATTTCCAGTGGATTCATCTGGATGTCGAGCGTGCCGCCCGTGAAACCCCGTGGAAATCCACCATCGCCCATGGCTATCTGACCCTGTCGCTGGTTCCGATGATCATGGCCGGCATCTGGAAGATCGAAGGCGTTGCCTCCTCGATCAATTACGGCTCCAACAAGGTTCGCTTCACGGCGCCGGTTCCGGCTGGCAGCCGCGTGCGCGGCCGGGGCGTCCTGAAGGCGGTGGACGAGCAGGGGCCCGGCTCGCTGCGCCTGACGGTCGAGATCACGGTGGAGCGGGAAGGCCAGGAGCGGCCGGTCTGCGTCGCCGAGACCCTGTCGATCGTGAACTTCGCCTGA
- a CDS encoding branched-chain amino acid ABC transporter substrate-binding protein → MTPKTTLTAMTSAIALAVAAFGMAGAAYADDTIKIAYIDPLSGPFANVGDAGAKHFSYFIDYFNEHGGFNGKKLELIAIDNKSSPKDSLVALKSAIDQGAHFITQGNGSHVGAALSEAVAKHNERNPDNRVLYLNYAAVDPALTNDACNFWHFRFDANSDMKLEAITNYIKDQPEVKKIYLVNMDYSHGQAVSKIARKLLNEKRPDIEIVGDDLHPVGKVKDFSPYISKIKASGADTVITGNWGADLALLVKASASAGLNVQYYTYYGGGLGAPTAIGPAGEGKVKQVTEWHANLPVETPSEQGKVLEDAYVGFLQKYDLDFYYGRIRTMLGMLQEAMNEAKSDKPVDVAKALEGMTYQTAMGPVTMRADDHQLAQPLFISTFVKGVKYDTEHTGLGWKTDAKIDGPATETATTCKMQRPS, encoded by the coding sequence TTGACGCCCAAGACCACTCTGACCGCCATGACCAGCGCGATCGCGCTTGCTGTGGCCGCTTTCGGCATGGCCGGTGCCGCTTACGCCGACGACACGATCAAGATCGCGTATATCGACCCGCTGTCGGGTCCGTTCGCGAATGTCGGTGACGCCGGTGCGAAGCACTTCTCGTACTTCATCGACTATTTCAACGAGCATGGCGGCTTCAACGGCAAGAAGCTCGAGCTGATCGCCATCGACAACAAGTCGAGCCCGAAGGACAGCCTGGTGGCGCTGAAGAGCGCGATCGACCAGGGCGCCCATTTCATCACCCAGGGCAACGGCAGCCATGTCGGCGCGGCGTTGAGCGAGGCTGTCGCCAAGCATAACGAGCGCAACCCCGATAACCGGGTGCTCTACCTGAACTATGCGGCGGTCGATCCGGCGCTGACCAACGATGCCTGCAATTTCTGGCATTTCCGCTTCGACGCCAACAGCGACATGAAGCTGGAAGCCATCACGAACTACATCAAGGACCAGCCGGAGGTCAAAAAGATCTATCTGGTCAATATGGACTACTCGCACGGCCAGGCCGTGTCGAAGATCGCCCGCAAGCTTCTCAATGAGAAGCGTCCCGACATCGAGATCGTCGGCGACGACCTGCACCCGGTCGGCAAGGTGAAAGACTTCTCGCCCTATATCTCGAAGATCAAGGCATCGGGCGCCGATACCGTGATCACCGGCAACTGGGGCGCAGATCTGGCGCTGCTGGTCAAGGCGAGCGCCTCGGCCGGCCTGAATGTCCAGTACTACACCTATTACGGCGGCGGCCTGGGCGCGCCGACCGCGATCGGCCCGGCCGGTGAGGGCAAGGTGAAGCAGGTCACCGAGTGGCATGCAAACCTGCCGGTCGAGACCCCGTCGGAACAGGGCAAGGTTCTGGAGGACGCCTATGTCGGCTTCCTGCAGAAGTATGACCTCGACTTCTATTACGGTCGCATCCGGACCATGCTCGGCATGCTCCAGGAAGCCATGAACGAGGCCAAGAGCGACAAGCCGGTCGATGTCGCCAAGGCGCTGGAAGGCATGACTTACCAGACCGCCATGGGCCCCGTGACCATGCGCGCCGACGACCACCAGCTCGCCCAGCCGCTCTTCATTTCGACCTTCGTGAAGGGCGTGAAGTACGACACCGAGCACACCGGTCTCGGCTGGAAGACCGACGCCAAGATCGACGGTCCGGCCACCGAGACGGCGACCACCTGCAAGATGCAGCGCCCGAGCTGA
- a CDS encoding branched-chain amino acid ABC transporter permease → MLEILVFSLLNGVLFGMLLFMLSSGLTLIFSMMGVLNFAHASFFMLGAYFAYQISTVTGFWIALILAPLLVGGIGMLIERYGLRRVHKYGHVAELLFTFGLAFLIEEVVVMIWGRIPVDYGVPTDLNFTFFTLFGTNFPAYRAFILLIAVMMFVALFLTITRTRIGLIIQAALTHPDMVAALGHNVPRVFMMVFGGGTALAALAGVIGGPILVTEPGMAFLLGPIIFVVVVFGGMGSLGGAFVASLLIGVIQTLAVALDWSLGGTLAAIGITVPVDGFIGTLSRITVSQTAPILPYLMLVLMLIFRPKGLMGTRES, encoded by the coding sequence ATGCTGGAAATCCTCGTCTTCTCCCTCCTCAACGGCGTGCTGTTCGGCATGCTGTTGTTCATGCTGTCGAGCGGGCTCACGCTCATCTTCAGCATGATGGGTGTCCTCAATTTCGCGCATGCCAGCTTCTTCATGCTGGGTGCGTATTTCGCCTATCAGATCAGCACGGTCACCGGCTTCTGGATCGCCCTGATCCTGGCCCCGCTGCTGGTCGGTGGCATCGGCATGCTGATCGAACGCTACGGCCTCAGGCGTGTCCACAAATACGGTCACGTCGCCGAGCTGCTGTTCACCTTCGGCCTCGCCTTCCTGATCGAAGAGGTCGTGGTCATGATCTGGGGCCGCATCCCGGTGGATTACGGGGTGCCGACGGATCTGAACTTCACCTTCTTCACGCTCTTCGGCACGAACTTCCCGGCCTATCGCGCCTTCATCCTGCTGATCGCGGTGATGATGTTCGTCGCCCTGTTCCTCACCATCACCCGTACCCGCATCGGCCTGATCATTCAGGCGGCGCTGACCCATCCCGATATGGTTGCAGCACTTGGTCATAACGTGCCGCGGGTGTTCATGATGGTGTTCGGCGGCGGCACGGCGCTCGCGGCGCTGGCCGGTGTGATCGGCGGCCCGATCCTGGTGACCGAACCCGGCATGGCCTTCCTGCTCGGCCCCATCATCTTCGTCGTGGTGGTGTTCGGCGGCATGGGCTCGCTCGGCGGCGCCTTCGTGGCCTCGCTGCTGATCGGTGTGATCCAGACGCTGGCGGTGGCGCTCGACTGGTCGCTCGGCGGCACCCTCGCAGCGATCGGGATCACGGTGCCCGTCGATGGCTTCATCGGCACGCTGTCGCGGATCACCGTGTCGCAGACCGCGCCGATCCTGCCCTATCTGATGCTGGTGCTGATGCTGATCTTCCGCCCGAAGGGCCTGATGGGGACGCGCGAATCATGA
- a CDS encoding branched-chain amino acid ABC transporter permease, producing the protein MTDRTLPTGKTTAAAMRGGARPGGPGFLARYGLWIFAIIVMIAAPQFMTSGFSRSMLSQIGIAIIFALSYNMLLGQGGMLSFGHAVFYGLGGFAAIHVLNEISPDGFPLPLELLPLAGGIGAMVFGVIFGWISTARAGTTFAMISLGIGELVYAGTSMFPDQFGGESGISGNRVTDTSLFFGYGPQVEVYYLIAFWCLISTIVMYLLTRTPLGRMANAVRDNEERVRFVGYDPRIVRFVQYVLASFFAGIAGGLTAINYEIVTAENVSAVTSGSVLLMTFIGGVGNFAGPILGAILVTVLQLSLSSITETWQLYFGLLFVVMVMFAPMGLAGIIMAHQPVWQAGRMGRLVAPYAIGLVTFLIMGLGLVALIEMNYYMSTTYDASIPMELFGQKVSVHETIPWALAIAATIIGGYLFRLAIRGIVRAWDAVVAEIKQGGA; encoded by the coding sequence ATGACCGACCGCACCCTTCCCACCGGCAAGACCACCGCCGCGGCGATGCGCGGCGGCGCCCGCCCCGGGGGCCCCGGCTTCCTGGCCCGCTACGGGCTGTGGATCTTCGCCATCATCGTGATGATCGCGGCCCCCCAGTTCATGACCTCGGGCTTCTCGCGCTCGATGCTGAGCCAGATCGGCATCGCGATCATCTTCGCGCTCTCTTACAACATGCTGCTGGGCCAGGGGGGCATGCTGTCCTTCGGCCATGCGGTGTTCTACGGCCTGGGCGGCTTCGCGGCCATCCACGTGCTGAACGAGATCTCGCCCGACGGCTTCCCGCTGCCGCTGGAACTGCTGCCGCTGGCCGGCGGCATCGGCGCGATGGTCTTCGGCGTGATCTTCGGCTGGATCTCTACCGCCCGTGCCGGTACCACCTTCGCAATGATCTCGCTCGGCATCGGCGAACTGGTCTATGCCGGCACCTCGATGTTCCCCGACCAGTTCGGCGGCGAAAGCGGCATTTCCGGCAACCGGGTCACCGACACCAGCCTGTTCTTCGGATATGGTCCGCAGGTCGAGGTCTACTACCTGATCGCCTTCTGGTGCCTGATCTCGACCATCGTCATGTACCTGCTGACCCGCACGCCTCTGGGCCGCATGGCCAATGCCGTGCGCGACAATGAAGAGCGGGTGCGTTTCGTAGGCTACGATCCGCGCATCGTGCGCTTCGTGCAGTACGTGCTCGCCAGCTTCTTCGCCGGCATCGCCGGCGGCCTGACCGCGATCAACTATGAAATCGTGACGGCTGAGAATGTCAGCGCGGTCACCTCGGGCTCGGTGCTTCTGATGACCTTCATCGGTGGTGTCGGCAACTTCGCCGGCCCGATCCTGGGCGCCATTCTGGTCACCGTCCTGCAGCTCAGCCTGTCGTCGATCACCGAGACCTGGCAGCTCTATTTCGGCCTGCTGTTCGTGGTGATGGTGATGTTCGCGCCCATGGGCCTCGCCGGCATCATCATGGCCCATCAGCCGGTCTGGCAGGCGGGACGGATGGGGCGGCTGGTGGCGCCCTACGCCATCGGTCTCGTCACCTTCCTGATCATGGGCCTGGGTCTCGTCGCCCTGATCGAGATGAACTACTACATGTCGACCACCTACGACGCCTCGATCCCGATGGAGCTGTTCGGCCAGAAAGTCTCGGTTCACGAGACCATCCCCTGGGCACTGGCGATCGCCGCCACCATCATCGGCGGCTACCTCTTCCGTCTGGCGATCCGGGGCATCGTCCGCGCCTGGGATGCCGTGGTGGCCGAGATCAAGCAGGGAGGTGCGTGA
- a CDS encoding ABC transporter ATP-binding protein yields MSTLALELTDLRKSFGPTEIIRGLNLQVQQGHRHAVIGPNGAGKSTLFHLISGRFPLTSGSIKLNGEEISGLPAQQINRRGLSRSFQVTNIFPKMSVFENLRCSLLWSRGYKYSFWQMVSKQRQLNEDAERILERIHLQSRRNVLAGFLSYAEQRALEIGLTIAGDPDVILLDEPTAGMSNTETEQAVELIRDVTVGKTLVMVEHDMGVVFGLADRISVLVYGEVIATDTPQDIRKNRAVQQAYLGEEAA; encoded by the coding sequence ATGTCGACGCTTGCACTCGAACTCACCGATCTCCGCAAGAGCTTCGGCCCGACCGAGATCATCCGCGGCCTGAACCTGCAGGTGCAGCAGGGGCATCGCCATGCCGTCATCGGTCCCAACGGTGCCGGCAAGTCGACCCTGTTCCACCTGATCAGCGGCCGCTTCCCGCTCACCTCGGGTTCGATCAAGCTCAACGGCGAAGAGATCAGCGGCCTGCCCGCACAGCAGATCAACCGCCGCGGGCTCAGCCGCAGCTTCCAGGTCACGAACATCTTTCCCAAGATGAGCGTGTTCGAGAACCTCCGCTGCTCGCTGCTCTGGTCGCGCGGCTACAAATACTCGTTCTGGCAGATGGTCTCGAAGCAGCGCCAGTTGAACGAGGATGCCGAGCGGATCCTGGAGCGCATCCATCTCCAATCCCGCCGCAACGTGCTTGCCGGCTTCCTCTCTTATGCCGAACAGCGGGCGCTGGAGATCGGGCTGACCATCGCGGGCGACCCCGATGTCATCCTGCTCGACGAACCGACCGCGGGCATGAGCAATACCGAGACCGAACAGGCGGTGGAGCTGATCCGCGATGTGACCGTGGGCAAGACCCTGGTCATGGTGGAGCACGACATGGGCGTGGTCTTCGGCCTGGCCGACCGCATCTCGGTGCTGGTCTATGGCGAGGTGATCGCGACCGACACGCCCCAGGACATCCGCAAGAACCGCGCCGTGCAGCAGGCCTATCTCGGCGAGGAAGCCGCATGA
- a CDS encoding ABC transporter ATP-binding protein: MLDVRDLHAYYGKSHILQGVSFDVKEGEIVSLLGRNGVGRSTTIKAIMGLVPPQGTVNYRGRNIAGMTPHEIAHQGLGYVPEDRSIFPTLTVRQNLLLGQKSTRKQGRWSVDDMYKLFPRLQERADTLAGVLSGGEQQMLTMCRTLLGDPDLIMVDEPTEGLAPKITEQVGDLLSEIARRGVSVLLVEQKLTIALRISQRLYVMGHGHIVYEGTPDALAKDEAVRKEWLEV; the protein is encoded by the coding sequence ATGCTCGACGTCCGCGACCTGCACGCCTATTACGGCAAGAGCCACATCCTGCAAGGGGTGAGCTTCGACGTGAAGGAGGGCGAGATCGTCAGCCTTCTCGGCCGGAACGGCGTCGGCCGGTCGACCACCATCAAGGCGATCATGGGGCTGGTGCCGCCGCAGGGCACCGTGAACTATCGCGGCCGCAACATCGCCGGCATGACCCCGCACGAAATCGCCCATCAGGGGCTGGGCTATGTGCCGGAAGACCGGTCGATCTTCCCGACCCTGACCGTGCGCCAGAACCTGCTGCTCGGCCAGAAGAGCACCCGCAAGCAGGGTCGCTGGTCGGTCGATGACATGTACAAGCTGTTCCCGCGCCTTCAGGAACGTGCCGACACCCTGGCCGGCGTGCTCTCGGGCGGCGAACAGCAGATGCTGACCATGTGCCGCACTCTGCTCGGCGATCCGGATCTGATTATGGTCGACGAGCCGACCGAGGGGCTTGCGCCCAAGATCACCGAACAGGTGGGCGATCTGCTGTCCGAGATCGCCCGGCGCGGCGTCAGCGTGCTGCTGGTCGAACAGAAGCTGACGATCGCGCTGCGCATCTCGCAGCGCCTCTATGTCATGGGGCATGGCCATATCGTCTACGAGGGCACGCCGGATGCCCTGGCGAAGGACGAGGCCGTGCGTAAGGAATGGCTGGAGGTCTGA